A DNA window from Arachis hypogaea cultivar Tifrunner chromosome 18, arahy.Tifrunner.gnm2.J5K5, whole genome shotgun sequence contains the following coding sequences:
- the LOC140181470 gene encoding uncharacterized protein produces the protein MPHYLLSQRWMVLPHPPTLRTLSLNGKGSFSPLSKVAHSLPVTPIASLGQESVHGKHLGCASDLNTMVVKQHITRSLSVPVDAKASKLRCTQSRVLIRIISARRHLATVDGTSTGDSSVMEITIEDTTADIPEEEAVCRICLAELGEGENTLKMECNCKGDLALAHQDCAAKWFSIKGNRTCDVCKQDVQNLPVTLLKIYDRKLPARQPPNVPQPREIAYYQMVPEGEKKRY, from the exons ATGCCGCATTATCTTCTTTCGCAAAGATGGATGGTCCTTCCACATCCACCTACTTTAAGGACCCTCTCTCTTAATGGTAAAGGTTCATTCTCTCCATTGTCAAAGGTTGCCCACTCATTACCGGTTACTCCAATCGCATCTTTGGGTCAAGAAAGTGTACATGGCAAACATCTGGGATGTGCTTCTGATTTAAAT ACAATGGTTGTCAAGCAGCATATAACTCGATCACTTTCGGTTCCAGTTGATGCCAAAGCCAGCAAATTAAGGTGCACTCAGTCTAGGGTCTTGATTCGTATCATTTCAGCCAGGCGGCATCTTGCAACTGTTGATGGAACTTCAACTGGTGATTCTTCAGTCATGGAGATTA CTATTGAGGATACTACAGCAGATATTCCAGAGGAAGAAGCAGTTTGTAGGATTTGTTTGGCAGAGCTCGGGGAAGGAGAAAATACTCTTAAGATGGAATGCAATTGTAAAGGTGATCTTGCACTTGCTCATCAAGACTGTGCAGCAAAGTGGTTTAGTATTAAGGGCAACAGGACTTGCGATGTCTGCAAGCAGGATGTTCAAAACCTCCCGGTAACACTATTGAAAATTTATGATCGCAAACTCCCTGCCAGACAGCCACCAAATGTGCCACAACCAAGGGAAATAGCTTATTACCAAATGGTTCctgaaggagagaagaagagatacTAG
- the LOC112772873 gene encoding TMV resistance protein N — MANHGVASFDYTYDVFLSFRRGVHRAFIDHLYKALDCIDIKTFKDDDKEESTTEEEETNPDLIEKIERSRISVIVLCKDFPFSTRCLDEVAKIMECYDKKTMQVVGLFYDGVIAANVRWQKEDTAYGKAITQHKERLRLGEESDKIKTWRSALSRVCDLIALNCDKKYETELISMIVKGVSARLPPLRLQMKDVVGLDSRFEEVKSHLDIGNNDAVQMVAICGPPGIGKTTFAAYIYNNVINNQYIAASFISNIRDKPKVEDLQSTLLSEMGENRESRKGDTDGGGREIKRKLSVKKVLLVLDGVDKIEQLKSLAGGCDWFGPGSKIIITTRDATLLNRHRVKIKRYQMTELSDDDSRKLFCWYAFDDSEPAQNFANLVPQALSIAKGIPLALKKLGSRLKDRSLDEWEMELDRYNKVPEAFEFLLKSFGN; from the exons ATGGCAAATCATGGCGTAGCATCCTTTGACTACACGTATGATGTTTTTCTGAGCTTTCGACGCGGAGTCCACCGCGCGTTCATTGATCATCTCTATAAAGCTTTGGACTGCATAGATATCAAAACCTTCAAAGACGACGACAAGGAAGAATCGACGACGGAAGAGGAAGAAACCAATCCGGATCTTATCGAGAAAATCGAAAGATCCAGAATATCAGTGATTGTGCTGTGTAAAGACTTTCCATTTTCCACAAGGTGCCTCGATGAAGTTGCGAAGATCATGGAGTGTTATGACAAAAAAACGATGCAGGTTGTGGGACTTTTCTATGACGGCGTGATAGCTGCAAATGTACGTTGGCAGAAGGAAGATACGGCATATGGCAAAGCCATTACTCAACATAAAGAGAGATTGCGATTGGGAGAAGAATCGGACAAGATCAAAACATGGCGGTCTGCTTTGTCTAGAGTATGCGACCTCATTGCATTAAATTGCGACAAAAA GTATGAAACTGAACTTATCAGTATGATTGTTAAAGGCGTCTCTGCTAGATTGCCTCCTTTGCGTTTACAAATGAAAGACGTAGTTGGATTAGATTCTCGTTTTGAGGAGGTGAAATCGCATCTAGATATAGGCAACAATGATGCGGTTCAAATGGTAGCAATTTGTGGACCTCCTGGCATAGGCAAAACCACATTTGCTGCGTATATTTATAACAACGTGATTAACAACCAATATATTGCTGCAAGTTTTATATCCAACATCAGAGATAAGCCAAAAGTGGAAGATCTCCAGTCGACGTTGTTGTCTGAGATGGGCGAGAATCGAGAGAGCAGGAAGGGCGATACAGATGGTGGAGGCAGAGAAATCAAACGCAAACTTAGTGTTAAAAAGGTTCTTTTAGTGTTGGATGGTGTTGATAAAATAGAACAGTTGAAATCCCTGGCTGGGGGGTGTGATTGGTTTGGTCCTGGCAGTAAAATTATTATAACAACAAGGGATGCAACTTTGTTGAATAGACATCGTGTTAAAATTAAGAGATATCAAATGACAGAGCTAAGTGATGATGACTCTCGCAAACTCTTTTGTTGGTATGCCTTCGATGATAGCGAACCGGCACAAAACTTTGCAAATCTTGTTCCTCAAGCACTAAGTATTGCAAAGGGTATTCCTTTGGCCTTAAAAAAACTGGGCTCTAGATTGAAGGACCGTAGCTTAGACGAATGGGAAATGGAATTGGACAGATATAACAAGGTTCCAGAAGCTTTCGAATTTCTGCTCAAATCTTTCGGAAACTGA
- the LOC112769411 gene encoding TMV resistance protein N-like codes for MAANDVFLSFRGGTRYRFSDHLYGALRRNGIDTFRDNENLRVGDELEPILMKAIENCEMAVVVLCENYASSTWCLRELVKIIDCHEKQGKQVLPIIYRVNPSNVWDQKGSYETAMAKHESREDPEKVKAWRLALSKVEKLGWMRCTEDLHEPEFIKVIVRDTAGRLPLPEPTDHVVGLDTRCEEVKSRLDIESNENVCMLGIYGPGGIGKTTLAKCLFDKIKRQFEASCFLANVREKSESRESLESLQKTLLDDMGEETITEFGSEFKGGSEIKRRLRHKRVLLVLDDVNSITQLESLAGGHDWFGSGSRIIITTRDTDVIDKHVMGDVVTKKYKMEELNDDDSLELFSWHAFNSKEPAENFENVSRNAISYAKGFPLALEVIGSHLGGFTSVDSWEEELQKYRIDPSIQGVLERSYDSLYELDQKTFLDIACFFKGEKWEYVKRVLKACDFYPVVRVFISKCLVTVNQNGCLEMHDLVQDMGKEIVMSDSPTNPGEHSRLWSHKDILQVLKDDTGSSSIEGIMLHPATHEEVDHWITTAFDKMENLRILIVRNTIFSTAPSCLPNSLRLLEWKGYPSESFPLDFHPNRIVDLKLPHSALKLEKSFQIFEDLTFINLSQCQSITLIPNVSGAKSLRVFTLDRCHKLVKFDESVGFLPNLVYLSASECRVLRSFVPRMYLPSLEVLSFYFCKKLQNFPDVMQKMDKPLKIYLANTAIKEFPDSIGNLIGLEHIDISICRGLKDLPSSFFKLPKLFTLTVEGCYHLRRSFKRFKESHSTLDDCPNIKRLNFTGANLSDEDLHPTIQVLQKLEDVNVSHNDFVSLPNCIQRSLHIKCLDVSYCKNLKTIPELPSSIQKVDARYCLSLTSESSTELWSKVLLETERIQIVMPKKEIPNLFDCDSSEGIPLFWARGKFPVVALAFMFGRSTVRNSVAETRTDILGFFPQIGSSMSAIVRLHLFIGGKQIFPKDSKYFSVGEDHVLLFDLRALFSDEEWHGLDAYLGVGDDGWKAIQVQCESPLTLSHWGVYVYKQDTNSVDIQFKNPNPNPNPKSPLSDLVPKRSPHEPQESMMRQVAENLNPRELLGDYLPLVELTEVPSFTSALLRSLRTGKAETTRPESSAYGASLKQEHEESNWNVSRVMDLIKDDVPRHIADAYSNEIREARRFVEELMRARMELLKEKGQERMDIDMAIVLEQPRSGKPPCRRYWGRLHIKHEEITAKAILRKTTQLAWGFWNPGRTTIKEKATAVVLKCHAREEASTSTGQGESSEEENNDPVLEELLSQIEEDAMRFNTSYGKMKACIILTDDADDLISEEYTAEFMLIRGKENAEMRGMSQWGGFELLLYEMMRASGTNMFGSVESEPRFEKTSYGKIRVEN; via the exons ATGGCGGCAAATGATGTATTCCTGAGTTTTAGAGGAGGGACGCGCTACCGATTCTCGGATCATCTCTATGGTGCTTTGCGGCGAAATGGAATCGACACGTTCAGAGATAATGAAAATCTGAGGGTAGGGGATGAACTGGAACCTATTCTCATGAAGGCAATCGAAAATTGCGAAATGGCAGTAGTGGTGCTGTGTGAGAACTACGCATCTTCGACATGGTGCCTTCGTGAACTAGTCAAGATCATTGACTGTCACGAAAAGCAAGGGAAGCAGGTTCTGCCAATTATTTACAGAGTGAATCCTTCAAATGTGTGGGATCAGAAGGGTTCCTATGAAACAGCCATGGCTAAACATGAGAGCAGAGAAGACCCTGAGAAAGTCAAAGCATGGCGATTAGCTTTGTCCAAAGTGGAAAAGCTAGGATGGATGCGCTGCACGGAGGACTT GCATGAACCGGAGTTTATCAAGGTTATTGTTAGAGACACCGCTGGAAGATTACCGTTGCCTGAACCAACTGATCATGTAGTTGGATTGGATACTCGCTGTGAAGAAGTAAAATCACGGCTAGATATTGAATCTAATGAAAATGTTTGCATGTTGGGAATTTATGGGCCTGGTGGAATAGGCAAAACCACATTGGCCAAATGTCTATTCGACAAGATCAAGCGGCAGTTCGAAGCTTCATGTTTTCTAGCCAATGTCAGAGAAAAATCTGAAAGTCGTGAAAGTTTAGAAAGTCTGCAAAAGACACTTTTAGATGACATGGGTGAGGAGACAATAACTGAGTTTGGAAGTGAATTTAAGGGAGGATCTGAAATCAAACGAAGGCTTCGCCACAAAAGAGTACTTCTAGTTCTTGATGATGTTAATTCaataacgcaactggaatcactgGCTGGAGGGCATGATTGGTTTGGTTCAGGCAGCAGAATCATTATAACAACAAGGGATACTGATGTGATAGACAAGCATGTGATGGGTGATGTTGTCACCAAGAAATACAAGATGGAGGAGCTAAATGATGATGATTCCTTGGAACTCTTTTCTTGGCATGCTTTTAACAGCAAAGAGCCTGCAGAGAACTTTGAAAATGTTTCAAGAAATGCAATAAGTTATGCAAAGGGCTTTCCACTGGCTTTAGAAGTAATAGGCTCCCATTTAGGGGGTTTTACAAGTGTGGATAGCTGGGAAGAGGAACTGCAAAAGTATAGAATTGATCCAAGTATTCAAGGAGTTCTTGAAAGAAGCTACGATAGCTTGTATGAACTTGACCAGAAAACTTTCTTGGACATTGCTTGTTTCTTCAAAGGAGAGAAATGGGAGTATGTTAAAAGGGTGTTGAAAGCTTGCGACTTCTACCCAGTTGTTCGAGTTTTCATTAGTAAATGTCTCGTCACTGTAAATCAAAATGGTTGCTTGGAAATGCATGATCTAGTGCAAGACATGGGCAAGGAGATTGTAATGAGTGACTCACCAACAAACCCTGGTGAACATAGTAGATTATGGTCTCATAAAGACATTCTTCAGGTTCTCAAAGATGACACA GGGAGTAGTTCAATTGAGGGAATAATGCTTCACCCCGCTACCCATGAAGAAGTAGATCATTGGATTACTACTGCTTTTGACAAGATGGAGAACCTTAGAATTCTAATTGTTCGGAATACAATATTTTCAACAGCGCCAAGTTGTCTTCCAAATAGTTTGCGACTATTGGAGTGGAAAGGATATCCATCAGAGTCATTCCCACTTGATTTTCATCCCAACAGAATTGTTGACCTCAAGCTACCTCACAGTGCTCTTAAATTGGAAAAGTCATTTCAG ATATTTGAGGATTTGACATTTATCAATCTCTCCCAGTGTCAGTCCATTACACTAATTCCCAATGTGTctggagcaaaaagcttgagagTCTTCACACTAGACAGATGCCATAAGTTGGTAAAGTTTGATGAATCTGTTGGGTTTCTGCCAAATCTTGTGTACTTAAGTGCCTCAGAATGCAGGGTGCTTCGTAGTTTTGTGCCAAGAATGTATTTGCCATCTCTCGAAGTgctttcattttacttttgtaagAAACTTCAGAACTTCCCAGATGTCATGCAAAAGATGGATAAGCCCTTAAAGATTTACTTGGCAAATACTGCTATCAAAGAGTTCCCAGATTCCATTGGTAATCTTATAGGGCTTGAGCATATAGACATTTCAATATGCAGAGGACTCAAAGATCTACCAAGTAGCTTCTTCAAGTTGCCGAAACTTTTCACATTAACCGTTGAGGGATGTTATCATCTTAGAAGATCATTTAAGAGGTTCAAAGAGAGCCATTCCACATTAGATGACTGCCCAAATATAAAGAGACTGAACTTCACTGGTGCCAATCTATCAGATGAAGATCTTCATCCAACTATTCAGGTTCTTCAAAAGTTGGAAGACGTCAATGTATCACACAATGATTTTGTATCCCTCCCAAATTGCATCCAACGATCTTTGCACATAAAATGTCTTGATGTGAGTTATTGTAAGAATCTTAAGACAATTCCAGAACTGCCATCAAGCATTCAAAAAGTAGATGCAAGATATTGCTTATCCTTAACTTCAGAGTCCTCAACCGAACTGTGGTCTAAG GTCTTACTAGAGACCGAAAGAATTCAAATTGTGATGCCAAAAAAGGAGATTCCCAATTTGTTTGACTGCGATTCCAGTGAAGGTATTCCTCTGTTTTGGGCTCGCGGAAAATTCCCTGTTGTTGCTTTAGCATTCATGTTTGGGAGATCCACTGTGAGAAACAGTGTTGCTGAGACAAGGACTGACATCCTGGGTTTCTTCCCTCAAATTGGTTCATCCATGTCCGCCATTGTTCGCCTTCACTTGTTCATAGGTGGCAAACAAATatttccgaaggattccaagtatttCAGTGTTGGGGAAGATCACGTGCTACTTTTTGATCTACGAGCTTTGTTCAGTGACGAAGAGTGGCATGGTCTTGATGCGTATCTTGGAGTTGGAGACGATGGTTGGAAAGCCATTCAGGTTCAATGCGAATCACCATTAACTCTCAGCCATTGGGGTGTGTATGTGTATAAGCAAGACACAAACTCGGTTGATATTCAATTCAAGAATCCCAATCCGAATCCCAATCCCAAATCTCCGTTATCCGACTTGGTTCCAAAAAGAAGTCCGCATGAACCCCAGGAAAGTATGATGAGACAAGTGGCAGAAAATTTGAATCCAAGAGAATTACTTGGTGACTATTTGCCTCTTGTGGAGTTAACAGAAGTTCCCTCTTTTACATCGGCATTGCTGAGATCGTTGAGGACTGGTAAGGCTGAAACAACAAGGCCGGAATCTTCGGCCTATGGTGCAAGCTTAAAGCAGGAACATGAAGAATCTAATTGGAATGTTTCGAGGGTGATGGACCTGATAAAGGATGATGTGCCTAGACATATTGCTGATGCATACTCTAATGAAATACGAGAAGCACGGCGATTTGTAGAAGAACTGATGAGGGCACgcatggaattgttgaaggaaaAGGGCCAAGAGAGGATGGATATTGATATGGCAATCGTTTTAGAGCAACCGCGTTCTGGAAAACCTCCGTGCCGTCGTTATTGGGGAAGGCTGCACATAAAGCATGAAGAGATAACCGCCAAAGCAATTTTGAGGAAGACAACGCAACTAGCATGGGGATTTTGGAATCCCGGCAGAACAACGATAAAAGAGAAGGCAACCGCTGTTGTGTTGAAATGCCATGCTAGAGAGGAAGCTTCAACCTCTACGGGCCAAGGGGAATCGtcagaagaagaaaataatgatCCTGTGTTGGAAGAATTATTAAGCCAGATAGAGGAAGATGCTATGCGCTTCAATACGTCATATGGGAAGATGAAGGCATGTATTATCTTAACTGACGATGCTGATGATCTCATTTCTGAAGAATATACAGCAGAATTCATGCttatcagaggaaaagaaaatgcGGAAATGAGAGGGATGTCGCAATGGGGAGGGTTTGAATTGTTGCTATATGAAATGATGAGAGCATCAGGAACAAATATGTTTGGATCCGTAGAGTCCGAACCTCGCTTCGAGAAGACATCTTACGGGAAAATAAGGGTGGAGAACTAA